In Methanobacterium paludis, the following proteins share a genomic window:
- a CDS encoding methanogenesis marker 17 protein, which translates to MKVECYDKEGEKVYDMIVRQILQDVQVIRSINDLRVFVDPREPLFIIVIKFEKAASPIMLEDLAEYEYDKQANEVFIRIKDETYLPELLKKLWELEGRNKIHQPSRYEVIIDDPKVDLNKLVVHDPQEDMKKKIYDAMFRIIPEGFRVIKHKSEDDIIAMTCSDEIIKDEWLEKTDKIIEEVKNK; encoded by the coding sequence ATGAAGGTAGAATGCTACGACAAGGAAGGGGAAAAGGTTTACGATATGATCGTTAGACAAATACTCCAAGATGTCCAAGTAATTCGTTCTATAAACGATTTGAGGGTATTCGTGGACCCCAGAGAGCCATTATTTATCATAGTTATAAAATTTGAGAAAGCAGCGTCTCCAATTATGCTTGAAGACCTTGCAGAATACGAATATGATAAACAAGCGAACGAAGTATTTATAAGAATTAAAGATGAAACTTATCTGCCTGAGTTACTTAAAAAGCTGTGGGAGCTTGAAGGACGAAATAAAATACATCAACCCAGCAGGTATGAAGTTATAATCGATGATCCTAAAGTTGATCTCAATAAACTGGTTGTACATGACCCCCAGGAAGATATGAAGAAAAAGATATATGATGCGATGTTCAGAATTATTCCTGAAGGGTTCAGGGTTATAAAACATAAATCAGAAGATGATATAATCGCAATGACGTGTTCTGATGAAATAATTAAGGATGAATGGCTTGAAAAAACCGACAAGATCATAGAAGAAGTTAAAAATAAATAA
- a CDS encoding methanogenesis marker 2 protein produces the protein MDLKAIVNSIKSFEGITRKNLITDVTTVLNDTYNIAGRTFLGFGDDASAIDIGNGNLLLMAADGMWGKLMEADPWWAGYCSVLVNVNDIAAMGGIPMGMTNVLSTRDMGICNEIMKGITAGVKKFGVPMVGGHFHPDTPYNALDVSITGIIGREDVITSCGAEIGDKLIVAIDLDGQKHPKFPLNWDTTTSKTPQLVQAQIMVMNELARKHLVTAGKDISNPGTVGTVGMLLEASGAGATLEINRIPRNETVEWEEWLKLYPGSGFVLTVKEENVNECIKLLESVNITSNVAGEIIEDKKLYLTCDDQKEVVFDFNVDKIMGIKEKKSENRS, from the coding sequence TTGGATTTAAAAGCTATTGTTAATTCTATAAAAAGTTTTGAAGGTATCACAAGGAAAAATTTAATAACGGACGTTACAACAGTCCTTAATGACACTTATAATATTGCTGGAAGAACTTTTTTAGGTTTTGGAGATGATGCTTCCGCAATAGATATCGGAAATGGTAATTTACTTTTAATGGCAGCAGATGGAATGTGGGGCAAGCTTATGGAGGCCGACCCATGGTGGGCAGGATACTGCTCAGTGCTTGTGAATGTCAACGATATCGCAGCAATGGGAGGTATACCCATGGGAATGACCAACGTTCTTTCAACCCGGGATATGGGGATATGTAACGAGATAATGAAAGGAATAACTGCCGGTGTAAAGAAATTTGGAGTTCCTATGGTAGGTGGACATTTTCATCCTGATACGCCTTATAATGCCCTTGATGTTTCCATAACTGGAATTATAGGTCGTGAAGATGTGATAACCAGCTGTGGAGCAGAGATTGGGGATAAATTAATTGTTGCCATAGATCTCGACGGTCAAAAACACCCCAAATTTCCATTAAATTGGGATACCACCACGTCAAAAACTCCCCAGTTGGTTCAAGCCCAGATAATGGTCATGAATGAACTGGCAAGAAAACATCTTGTAACTGCAGGGAAGGATATAAGCAATCCTGGAACGGTCGGAACGGTCGGAATGCTCCTTGAAGCATCAGGGGCAGGTGCAACCCTTGAGATTAACAGGATTCCCAGAAATGAAACAGTTGAATGGGAAGAATGGCTCAAACTTTATCCGGGATCTGGATTTGTGTTAACTGTAAAGGAAGAAAATGTTAATGAGTGTATAAAATTACTTGAATCTGTAAATATCACATCAAATGTTGCAGGAGAAATAATTGAAGATAAAAAGCTTTATTTAACCTGTGATGATCAAAAAGAGGTTGTTTTTGATTTTAATGTTGATAAAATAATGGGTATTAAGGAAAAAAAGTCCGAAAATAGGTCTTAA
- a CDS encoding PIN domain-containing protein codes for MQNRVYVLDASAIIGGFYSKKTMNFTTSDVTSEIKDLKSKIMLQSAIEDGHIEIQDPDSEGVEKLGKVLRESGDILRLSDVDKNIIALAVTLKNKGFNPTLVTDDYSMQNVLKIIGMPYRSVLTEGIKEIVGWVKICKGCKKKYPPEYKFDECEICGTRVIRKRVKKNR; via the coding sequence ATGCAAAACAGAGTATACGTTCTGGATGCCTCCGCAATAATAGGAGGATTCTACTCTAAAAAAACTATGAATTTCACAACATCTGACGTTACATCTGAGATTAAGGATTTAAAATCAAAAATAATGCTTCAATCAGCCATCGAAGATGGGCACATTGAGATACAAGATCCTGATTCTGAGGGTGTTGAAAAACTTGGTAAGGTTCTAAGAGAGTCAGGGGACATATTAAGGCTTTCTGATGTTGATAAAAACATCATAGCATTAGCGGTTACGCTTAAAAATAAGGGATTTAATCCCACTTTGGTGACAGACGATTATTCTATGCAAAATGTCCTTAAAATTATTGGAATGCCTTACAGAAGTGTTTTAACCGAAGGAATAAAGGAAATAGTTGGTTGGGTTAAGATATGCAAGGGATGTAAAAAAAAATACCCTCCTGAATATAAGTTTGATGAATGTGAGATATGTGGCACTCGTGTTATCCGAAAAAGGGTAAAAAAGAACCGATAA
- the pyrE gene encoding orotate phosphoribosyltransferase, whose amino-acid sequence MGNKKEELIELLKENEVIKFGKFTLSSGKKSDYYVDMKRAVTDPKILSKVAEIISERIDKTGTDKIAGPALGAIPIVTAISLKSEIPMLMIRKAKKGYGTSKLIEGDLETEDVVVVVEDVTTTGNSLINAIKAVSENGGLVKRAFVVVDRSEGALENLKRNGIDLEPLVSINDF is encoded by the coding sequence ATGGGAAACAAAAAAGAAGAACTCATAGAACTTCTAAAGGAAAATGAGGTCATAAAATTCGGAAAATTTACTCTTTCCTCAGGTAAAAAGAGCGATTACTACGTGGACATGAAAAGGGCTGTAACAGACCCTAAAATACTTTCCAAAGTTGCAGAGATAATATCTGAAAGAATAGATAAGACTGGGACAGATAAAATAGCAGGTCCTGCCCTTGGAGCAATACCAATTGTAACAGCAATTTCTTTAAAGTCTGAAATTCCAATGTTGATGATACGTAAAGCAAAAAAGGGTTACGGTACATCTAAGTTAATAGAAGGCGACTTGGAGACTGAAGATGTGGTTGTAGTTGTTGAAGATGTAACAACAACAGGTAACTCACTTATAAATGCCATTAAAGCAGTTTCAGAGAATGGGGGCCTTGTTAAAAGAGCATTTGTAGTGGTTGACAGGTCTGAAGGAGCTCTTGAAAACCTGAAGAGGAATGGAATAGATCTCGAACCTTTAGTTTCAATCAATGATTTTTAA
- a CDS encoding MogA/MoaB family molybdenum cofactor biosynthesis protein — MKSKSMETHKKNAPKSVKTAVITLSDSKYKDFLESKDTDISGKLIKDALETKHNVALYRVIPDDSKLLLANIGDIIEKYDVDVIMTTGGTGIGVRDVTIETLKPLFNKELNGFGEIFRYESYKELGTGAIMSRATAGVYKDTLIVAMPGSPNAVSLGLKIILPELGHLVKHIHE, encoded by the coding sequence ATGAAAAGTAAAAGTATGGAAACCCACAAAAAAAATGCGCCAAAATCTGTGAAAACAGCAGTTATAACCTTAAGCGACTCAAAATATAAGGATTTTCTGGAATCAAAAGACACAGATATATCTGGAAAACTCATAAAGGATGCATTGGAAACTAAACATAACGTTGCACTTTACCGTGTGATACCTGATGATTCAAAGCTATTATTAGCCAACATTGGAGACATAATAGAAAAATATGATGTTGATGTGATAATGACAACAGGAGGAACAGGAATAGGTGTTAGGGACGTAACCATCGAAACTTTAAAACCCCTATTTAATAAGGAATTAAATGGTTTCGGAGAAATATTCCGATACGAATCTTATAAAGAGCTTGGAACAGGTGCAATTATGAGTAGGGCTACTGCAGGAGTTTACAAAGACACATTAATTGTAGCAATGCCCGGTTCTCCAAATGCTGTTAGTCTGGGTTTAAAAATAATTTTGCCAGAATTAGGGCATCTTGTTAAACATATACACGAATGA
- a CDS encoding PRC-barrel domain-containing protein: MRIIEEVIGKEVLDSSAIIIGKVKDVEIDIETQRIESFILGKGGISEGLGISKGETIVPYEMVKKIGDKILLKSGIEESELEI; this comes from the coding sequence ATGAGAATAATAGAAGAAGTTATTGGAAAAGAAGTTTTGGATAGTTCTGCAATTATAATTGGAAAGGTAAAAGATGTTGAAATAGACATTGAAACCCAGAGAATAGAATCATTCATACTTGGAAAAGGCGGAATATCTGAGGGCCTTGGAATTTCAAAAGGCGAAACAATAGTGCCGTATGAAATGGTGAAAAAGATCGGGGACAAAATACTTCTTAAAAGTGGAATTGAAGAAAGTGAACTTGAGATATAA
- a CDS encoding DUF2111 domain-containing protein: protein MNINHSSTGKEIEPIALAIHELVNKLPITMRTKNSTGVRIEEGEVLDYDYTGPILEKVLEEGKKCKTTPEEGPYKGTPVLVVPLTENGKVICAIGVVDTTKGIYSDIMHITKRPELKSESSRRDF, encoded by the coding sequence ATGAATATAAATCACTCATCAACTGGAAAGGAAATAGAACCAATAGCACTTGCAATCCATGAACTTGTAAATAAGCTTCCAATAACGATGCGCACAAAAAATTCCACTGGCGTAAGAATAGAAGAAGGTGAAGTTTTAGACTATGATTACACAGGCCCCATCCTTGAAAAAGTATTAGAAGAAGGAAAAAAATGCAAGACAACCCCCGAGGAGGGTCCATATAAAGGTACACCAGTTTTAGTTGTCCCATTAACAGAAAATGGCAAAGTTATATGTGCAATAGGGGTTGTTGATACAACAAAAGGAATTTACAGTGATATAATGCATATAACGAAAAGACCAGAATTAAAATCTGAAAGTTCAAGGAGGGACTTCTAA
- a CDS encoding methanogenesis marker 15 protein has protein sequence MVKIAQISCGTDYSGVQKEIEKAAATFGAEIIIPEADLDYIDEAYQKFGFNAASSGIRLMIARAMSIVEGKTKADAVFIATCFRCAEGALVRNELRRFIQNNTRLPVVTYSFTERTKADELFIRMEALSTIVARRSLLAREKQEGLTMGIDSGSTTTKTTLMENNKIIGTGWLPTGDVIETANTGMDQAFEGTGYKLEDVDGVGVTGYGRLTIGHHMNAGLIQEELSVNAKGAVFLAGHQKGEATVLDIGGMDNKVITVNDGIPDNFTMGGICAGASGRFLEMTARRLGVDITELGPLALKGNHEKAELNSYCIVFGIQDLVTSLAAGGRKEDVASAACFSVAEQVYEQQLQEIDVREPLIQVGGTSLIGGLVDAMSSILGGIDIIVPEYSQYIGAVGASLLVSGLSNKKI, from the coding sequence ATGGTTAAAATAGCTCAGATATCCTGTGGAACAGATTACAGTGGTGTCCAAAAAGAAATAGAAAAGGCAGCTGCAACATTTGGTGCTGAAATTATCATTCCAGAAGCTGATCTGGACTACATAGATGAAGCTTACCAAAAATTTGGATTCAATGCTGCAAGCTCCGGAATAAGATTAATGATAGCAAGGGCCATGTCCATAGTTGAAGGAAAAACCAAAGCAGATGCAGTTTTCATAGCAACATGCTTCAGATGTGCCGAAGGAGCACTTGTTAGAAATGAGCTTAGACGTTTCATACAGAATAACACAAGATTACCTGTTGTAACCTATTCATTCACAGAAAGAACCAAAGCAGATGAATTATTCATACGAATGGAAGCATTATCCACAATAGTTGCAAGAAGAAGCTTACTTGCACGTGAAAAACAGGAAGGACTCACAATGGGTATAGACTCAGGTTCAACCACGACCAAAACCACACTAATGGAGAACAACAAAATAATAGGTACAGGATGGCTTCCAACAGGAGACGTAATTGAAACAGCCAATACTGGAATGGACCAGGCTTTTGAGGGCACAGGCTACAAACTGGAAGATGTTGATGGTGTGGGTGTCACAGGATATGGAAGGTTAACCATAGGACACCATATGAACGCAGGACTTATTCAAGAGGAGCTCAGTGTCAATGCAAAGGGTGCTGTATTCCTGGCAGGCCATCAAAAGGGAGAAGCCACAGTACTGGACATAGGTGGTATGGACAACAAGGTCATAACAGTAAACGACGGAATACCCGACAACTTCACAATGGGCGGAATATGTGCCGGTGCATCAGGAAGGTTCCTTGAAATGACAGCCCGCAGATTAGGTGTTGATATAACTGAACTCGGACCTCTTGCATTGAAGGGAAACCATGAGAAGGCAGAACTGAACAGTTACTGTATAGTTTTCGGTATCCAAGACCTTGTAACATCACTTGCAGCAGGTGGTCGTAAAGAAGATGTTGCATCAGCAGCATGTTTCTCAGTTGCAGAACAGGTATATGAACAGCAGTTACAGGAAATAGACGTTCGTGAACCGTTAATACAGGTTGGTGGAACATCTCTTATAGGGGGCCTTGTTGATGCTATGAGCTCCATACTCGGAGGAATAGATATCATAGTTCCTGAATACTCACAGTACATTGGAGCTGTGGGTGCATCGCTTTTAGTATCCGGTTTAAGTAATAAAAAAATTTAA
- a CDS encoding methanogenesis marker 6 protein, whose product MSQQKNLKGPDISKNPRISETSRKESESFKGEDSKVTRMIILGPSASISQTELIGKLHMMELPLTIKSTCYGAIVNGEEEVVKEAIEKIRKLDYCNIFTKDRGFPPGDPRRCRAKRGAAREGYHQLEKEFELLDFVSEALQNPKKVSVEKPKKVPIDLFKEICKKCDKESEE is encoded by the coding sequence ATGTCACAACAAAAAAATCTTAAGGGACCTGATATTTCAAAAAACCCTAGAATATCTGAAACTTCTAGAAAAGAATCTGAAAGTTTTAAAGGTGAAGATTCAAAAGTTACCCGTATGATCATTTTAGGACCTTCTGCAAGCATAAGCCAGACAGAACTTATTGGAAAACTTCACATGATGGAGTTGCCCCTAACAATAAAATCAACATGTTACGGGGCCATAGTCAACGGTGAAGAAGAAGTTGTAAAAGAAGCAATAGAAAAAATAAGAAAACTTGATTACTGCAACATATTCACCAAAGACAGAGGATTCCCACCAGGAGACCCACGAAGATGCAGGGCAAAAAGAGGAGCTGCAAGGGAAGGATACCACCAACTTGAGAAAGAATTCGAATTACTGGACTTTGTGAGTGAGGCACTTCAAAATCCCAAAAAGGTCAGTGTGGAGAAGCCGAAAAAAGTGCCTATTGATCTTTTTAAAGAAATCTGTAAGAAGTGTGACAAGGAGAGCGAAGAATGA
- the mmp3 gene encoding methyl-coenzyme M reductase-associated protein Mmp3: MLVKVNGNELELPEGSMIQDAIKASDAPYREGCVLGLIKGKEEVERHANKYSMKTGKGSIIIEILPEGPENLVKTWKAHYKEFENIRIRWTTSNEVAVGPIKTDLTPTREEHQYERWDVILSLSGFTADATHIIFSKAKHDAVYGAPEENRGVFARVVGGKKTIMDLTDDDVINSVKPVIERESTVKSAAITNLDTPISDGNEIFTYFLVKPTDKSPQSVEHFFALSENGKMKVDYESNSFVGFYDLQGLERESEHIDQRRRGTVTLRNRGKGVGRVYVYREDRVSTPSHTVVGKVHSGMQLLDMARADDYITVRTDPKRIMTLSMTQKDAEEFLSSQGVEQVRDGLTDDDAIVVTQDPLYTMDIIGQKKVKTFGIKEDELFHIYLDEANAPRSSWYFKKITGLLDSPVGALKIHFAFPGMNVLMFEGDSKQSKGLIPENTPETSVKAGEIGLTNMSKRNIGMLGVRFEDNNEFGPTGEPFKGTNILGKFIGGAANLKKFKEGETVYVTTKKS, translated from the coding sequence ATGCTTGTAAAGGTCAATGGGAATGAACTAGAACTTCCTGAGGGTTCCATGATACAGGATGCAATAAAAGCTTCAGACGCACCCTACAGGGAAGGCTGTGTACTGGGACTCATAAAAGGTAAAGAAGAAGTTGAAAGGCACGCAAACAAGTACAGCATGAAAACAGGTAAAGGAAGCATAATAATAGAAATTTTACCTGAAGGCCCTGAAAATCTGGTAAAGACGTGGAAAGCCCATTACAAGGAATTTGAAAACATTCGTATAAGATGGACAACCTCGAATGAGGTTGCAGTTGGCCCAATAAAAACAGATCTCACACCCACAAGAGAAGAACATCAATATGAAAGATGGGATGTTATTTTAAGTCTTTCAGGGTTCACTGCTGATGCAACCCATATCATATTCAGCAAGGCAAAGCACGATGCAGTTTACGGAGCACCTGAAGAAAACAGAGGAGTTTTTGCAAGGGTTGTTGGTGGTAAAAAGACCATAATGGACCTTACTGATGATGATGTGATAAACAGTGTTAAACCTGTAATTGAAAGGGAGAGCACTGTAAAGAGTGCTGCAATAACCAACCTTGATACTCCAATTTCAGATGGAAACGAGATATTTACCTACTTTTTAGTAAAACCCACGGATAAATCTCCACAATCTGTTGAGCATTTCTTTGCACTGTCCGAAAATGGAAAAATGAAGGTTGATTATGAGTCAAATTCATTCGTAGGATTTTATGATTTACAGGGACTTGAAAGGGAATCCGAACATATAGATCAAAGAAGAAGGGGAACAGTAACCCTTAGAAACCGAGGTAAAGGTGTTGGGCGCGTTTATGTCTACAGAGAGGACAGGGTATCCACGCCATCCCATACAGTTGTAGGAAAAGTTCATAGTGGAATGCAGCTTTTGGATATGGCAAGAGCTGACGATTACATAACTGTAAGAACAGATCCAAAGAGAATAATGACTCTTTCAATGACACAAAAAGATGCGGAAGAATTTTTATCATCTCAGGGTGTTGAACAAGTGCGGGATGGGCTTACTGATGATGATGCCATCGTTGTAACTCAGGATCCATTGTACACAATGGACATAATCGGCCAAAAAAAGGTTAAAACATTTGGTATCAAAGAAGATGAGCTTTTCCACATTTATTTAGATGAAGCTAATGCTCCAAGATCATCGTGGTACTTTAAAAAGATAACAGGACTCCTTGATTCACCTGTGGGGGCACTGAAAATTCACTTTGCATTCCCGGGAATGAATGTGTTAATGTTTGAAGGAGATTCAAAGCAGTCCAAAGGACTTATACCTGAAAACACTCCTGAAACTTCCGTAAAGGCAGGGGAAATCGGTTTGACCAACATGTCAAAGAGGAACATTGGAATGCTTGGTGTAAGGTTTGAAGATAACAATGAATTCGGACCTACAGGAGAACCATTTAAAGGAACCAACATTTTAGGGAAATTTATAGGTGGAGCTGCAAATCTTAAAAAATTTAAGGAAGGGGAGACTGTTTATGTCACAACAAAAAAATCTTAA
- a CDS encoding symporter small accessory protein: MQIQINWSGGEKVVVLGIADPWIWGGYILCILATLLCVVYGILNWNKGGEDEDESCL; encoded by the coding sequence GTGCAGATACAGATTAATTGGAGTGGAGGTGAAAAAGTGGTGGTTTTAGGAATTGCAGATCCCTGGATTTGGGGCGGTTATATCCTTTGTATACTTGCAACGCTTTTATGTGTAGTTTATGGTATATTGAACTGGAATAAAGGTGGGGAAGATGAAGATGAGTCATGTTTGTGA
- a CDS encoding DUF2117 domain-containing protein: MRIGVVVHGPQMLDSGYAVKILDILRDYGTVKARLGGTMGRTAVIDAELEATIDISQRLLPSQSIDKFLDEDFDVIFLLDYGKSSVTGHAFGYKVSGRCKSDLNVIQIERPGEQDGSVVPWGNQVVKFAGEISRVLGLKIVTPEEIKAEMKDKTNCRQETGQDAIRICRKIAGVSPDENIFLNGIVVGRSTSSNVTLVAENGVITSITGGNLKKHGVEKLGEVDLENAIVKTGLLRRSKVKPRILKPIKYAKSENTFKWNVAYLNHAADDIYKLRGFDMVVTVGDDTTLVAADILYRFNVPIIGITDGDLDKVVEQGFKTDGSLIVELESGWDDVIGEKIFLELFNGKESIEIENIENFKKEILQIISSSASSHIIKYN; the protein is encoded by the coding sequence ATGAGGATAGGTGTAGTTGTTCACGGGCCGCAGATGCTGGATTCAGGATATGCGGTAAAAATTTTGGATATTCTTAGGGATTATGGGACAGTAAAAGCGAGGTTAGGGGGCACAATGGGCAGAACAGCTGTCATTGATGCAGAACTTGAAGCTACCATAGATATAAGCCAGAGACTCCTTCCAAGCCAGTCCATCGACAAATTTTTGGATGAAGATTTTGACGTCATATTCCTTTTAGACTATGGAAAATCCAGTGTAACAGGTCATGCATTTGGATATAAAGTTTCGGGAAGATGTAAATCTGACCTCAATGTTATACAAATAGAAAGGCCTGGAGAACAGGATGGAAGTGTGGTTCCATGGGGAAATCAAGTTGTAAAGTTTGCAGGGGAAATATCCCGGGTTTTAGGCCTTAAAATCGTGACACCTGAAGAGATAAAAGCAGAGATGAAGGATAAAACAAACTGCAGGCAGGAAACTGGACAGGATGCAATTAGAATCTGCAGAAAAATTGCGGGAGTATCCCCTGATGAAAATATATTCCTAAACGGAATTGTGGTTGGAAGATCAACATCTTCTAATGTAACACTGGTTGCAGAAAACGGTGTTATAACGAGTATAACAGGTGGAAATCTCAAAAAGCATGGTGTTGAAAAACTTGGTGAAGTGGACCTTGAAAATGCCATAGTAAAGACAGGATTGCTTCGAAGGTCAAAAGTTAAACCGCGCATCCTTAAACCAATTAAATATGCGAAATCAGAAAACACTTTTAAATGGAACGTTGCGTATCTTAACCATGCTGCAGATGATATATACAAATTAAGGGGATTTGACATGGTTGTGACTGTGGGGGACGACACTACTCTTGTTGCAGCAGATATACTGTACAGATTCAACGTTCCTATTATTGGCATCACTGACGGTGATCTGGACAAAGTTGTTGAACAAGGGTTTAAAACGGATGGATCACTTATAGTTGAGCTTGAAAGTGGATGGGATGATGTTATAGGAGAAAAAATCTTTTTAGAACTTTTCAATGGCAAAGAAAGCATAGAAATAGAAAATATCGAAAATTTTAAAAAGGAAATATTACAGATTATAAGCAGCAGCGCCAGCAGCCATATTATAAAATACAACTGA
- a CDS encoding orotate phosphoribosyltransferase — MGICSICGKADKMYTCSLCGRIVCKNCYDVEKSVCKPCKNLTKLKEP, encoded by the coding sequence ATGGGAATCTGTAGCATATGTGGTAAAGCAGATAAGATGTACACATGTTCATTATGTGGAAGAATCGTATGCAAAAATTGCTATGATGTTGAAAAGAGCGTTTGCAAGCCATGTAAAAATCTCACCAAACTAAAAGAACCATGA
- a CDS encoding radical SAM protein, with protein MNESKFAHLTKVHPCFNEKMHDKVGRIHVPIAPKCNIQCGFCTRELNKCEMRPGVASRVMTVEDAVKHVEKVTKEMPIAVVGVAGPGDALFNPATFDFFREMDKKFPELIKCISTNGLLLPEKADELAEIHINSVTVTVNAVDPEIGKQIYSNVFYNGKLYEGEEAFKILSKNQLEGIKMIAEKGIIVKVNSVLIPGVNDKHIIEIAKKVKEQGASLMNIIPLIPLYKFKDTPRPGCAELSEVRDAVEEIIPVFRACTQCRADAYGVPGKEDKHLDMTPASHF; from the coding sequence ATGAATGAATCAAAATTTGCCCACCTTACAAAGGTGCACCCCTGCTTTAATGAAAAAATGCACGACAAAGTTGGAAGGATACATGTTCCTATAGCTCCAAAATGTAACATACAGTGCGGTTTCTGCACAAGGGAACTTAACAAATGTGAAATGAGGCCAGGAGTGGCATCAAGGGTCATGACAGTTGAAGATGCTGTAAAGCACGTTGAAAAGGTTACAAAGGAAATGCCAATAGCTGTTGTGGGAGTTGCAGGCCCAGGAGATGCACTCTTTAACCCGGCAACATTTGATTTTTTCAGGGAAATGGACAAGAAATTCCCAGAACTCATAAAATGCATAAGCACCAACGGACTTTTACTGCCTGAAAAGGCCGATGAACTCGCTGAAATCCACATAAACAGTGTAACAGTCACAGTGAATGCTGTAGATCCTGAAATAGGAAAACAGATATATTCAAATGTTTTCTACAATGGCAAACTCTACGAAGGAGAGGAAGCATTTAAAATACTTTCCAAAAACCAGCTTGAAGGAATAAAAATGATAGCTGAGAAAGGCATTATTGTAAAGGTTAACAGCGTCCTTATACCCGGAGTCAACGACAAGCACATAATCGAAATAGCTAAAAAGGTAAAAGAGCAGGGAGCATCCCTCATGAATATAATTCCACTTATACCGCTTTATAAATTCAAGGACACACCAAGACCCGGTTGTGCAGAGCTCAGTGAAGTCAGAGATGCTGTGGAAGAGATAATACCAGTTTTCAGGGCGTGCACACAGTGCAGGGCAGATGCTTATGGTGTACCTGGAAAAGAGGATAAACACCTCGACATGACACCTGCAAGCCATTTCTAA
- a CDS encoding methanogenesis marker 5 protein encodes MKVAVFPPNSLILADLVERRGHEPLVIQKEIRKRVTDVEIDSPPLNITEEDPIKGLKYAAIEVPSGVRGRMAIFGPIIEEADAAIIMEDAPFGFGCIGCARTNELTMFNLRKRGIPLLELKYPTTRDETIEVVNKINTFLDGLEEKNG; translated from the coding sequence TTGAAGGTAGCAGTATTCCCACCAAATTCATTAATATTAGCAGACCTTGTTGAGAGGAGGGGACACGAGCCCCTGGTAATACAGAAGGAGATAAGGAAGAGAGTTACAGATGTGGAGATAGATTCACCACCACTCAACATAACCGAAGAAGATCCTATAAAAGGCCTTAAATATGCTGCAATTGAGGTTCCATCAGGTGTCAGGGGTAGAATGGCAATATTTGGTCCAATAATTGAAGAAGCAGATGCAGCAATAATAATGGAAGATGCGCCTTTTGGATTTGGCTGTATAGGATGTGCCAGAACCAACGAACTTACAATGTTCAACCTCAGAAAAAGGGGAATCCCATTACTGGAACTCAAGTATCCCACAACCAGAGATGAAACCATAGAAGTTGTAAACAAGATCAACACATTTTTAGATGGGCTGGAGGAAAAAAATGGTTAA